One window of Atribacter laminatus genomic DNA carries:
- a CDS encoding 4Fe-4S binding protein — translation MPVQMNPWMISKIVLWVLIAIVSTSFLRKNKVTSKVRNYFLVGGVIIFGFIYGVEPNPVSSLRNLLKNVFLQQRLLPAILLVFVILLLVSWWSNKSICGWGCQFGLLQDLLYRVPSRKRKPPIRLSQIIRLFFFVGLILGLVVWKIDWLAFIDPFGIFRWSFSQPVILGMSFVSAVLILSVFIYRPWCHFFCPFGFISWIVEQKSLNKPVINLETCKQCQLCVKACPGNAMEDILHNKRWRSDCFACGACIEACRFDSIHWGRKSFSSRS, via the coding sequence ATGCCGGTTCAGATGAATCCGTGGATGATTTCAAAAATTGTTTTATGGGTGTTGATAGCCATAGTAAGTACCTCTTTTTTGAGGAAAAATAAAGTTACATCCAAGGTACGTAATTATTTTCTTGTTGGAGGAGTGATAATTTTTGGTTTTATCTACGGAGTTGAGCCCAATCCGGTTAGTTCTTTAAGAAATCTATTAAAAAATGTATTCTTGCAGCAACGACTGTTACCAGCAATATTATTGGTGTTTGTAATTCTTTTGCTGGTTTCCTGGTGGTCAAACAAATCGATTTGTGGTTGGGGATGCCAATTTGGGTTGTTGCAGGACCTTCTTTACCGAGTTCCTTCTCGGAAAAGGAAACCACCCATCCGTCTTTCTCAGATTATAAGGCTTTTCTTTTTTGTGGGGTTGATTCTTGGTTTAGTTGTGTGGAAAATCGACTGGCTCGCTTTTATTGATCCTTTTGGAATTTTCCGCTGGTCTTTTTCTCAGCCGGTTATTTTAGGTATGAGTTTCGTGTCAGCGGTTTTAATCCTTTCGGTTTTTATTTATCGACCTTGGTGTCATTTCTTTTGTCCTTTCGGTTTCATTAGCTGGATAGTTGAACAAAAATCCTTAAATAAACCGGTTATTAATCTTGAAACCTGTAAACAATGTCAACTTTGTGTAAAAGCTTGTCCGGGAAATGCAATGGAGGACATATTGCACAACAAAAGATGGCGGTCAGATTGTTTTGCTTGCGGAGCTTGTATTGAAGCCTGCCGTTTTGATTCGATACATTGGGGGAGGAAATCTTTTTCAAGCAGAAGTTAA
- a CDS encoding PadR family transcriptional regulator: MTNTVQNFPSGRPGVQRILEPILLLFLTEKPSYGYELLERIRNVIPGWEEPDVGALYRFLRRLEKEQLLISNWSVEKIGPARRVYHITECGKKYLQLWMERLEKNRQLIDSILDHYKKIDISKTPKN, encoded by the coding sequence ATGACAAATACTGTTCAAAATTTTCCCAGCGGTCGTCCAGGAGTACAGCGAATTTTGGAACCAATACTTCTCCTTTTTCTTACAGAAAAACCCTCTTATGGTTATGAGCTTTTAGAGAGAATCCGAAATGTTATACCTGGATGGGAAGAACCTGATGTTGGAGCTTTGTATCGCTTTTTAAGACGTTTAGAAAAAGAACAACTGTTAATATCTAATTGGTCGGTGGAAAAAATTGGACCGGCTCGACGTGTTTATCATATTACGGAATGCGGCAAAAAATATCTTCAGCTCTGGATGGAAAGGCTGGAAAAAAACCGGCAGCTTATTGATTCTATCCTCGATCATTATAAGAAAATTGATATCTCAAAAACACCTAAAAACTAA